A genomic segment from Oceanispirochaeta sp. encodes:
- a CDS encoding D-alanyl-D-alanine carboxypeptidase family protein → MNFRKLFQTLILIGFSVSAGTGLCAQSAVELLEQELTAPGIVLMDYNTGRILFERNGESVIPPASMTKVMTLFLTYEAIEKGQLKKEDLITIDEAGSSFSRPPFSSLMLLEEGQTVTVLDLMRGLAVSSGNDAAYALAHILGPGKEAFIDKMNGKARELGLKKTRFVDPDGWSEYNSVSPRDFAILSRSYIQKYPEALTELHSLLFMVYPLPGNMPEGIEFQIQVPRKKRNTNLLLERFEGVDGLKTGYIDESGFNFTATALREGQRLISVIMGIRTESYYQGIRRRAEETEVLLNFGFKEFIPQTLKAPEIPDVRVWFSRDQYIEPLVRESAAVMLGFDEKISVYSQIHLNENLRAPLAGDTIIGSVDYYLGETFLGSADILTSSDVPEGSFIQKLRDYILRWWEDRTE, encoded by the coding sequence ATGAATTTTAGAAAATTATTTCAAACTCTGATTCTAATCGGTTTCAGTGTTTCAGCCGGAACAGGGTTGTGCGCTCAATCGGCAGTAGAATTGCTTGAACAGGAGTTGACGGCTCCCGGGATTGTCCTTATGGACTATAATACGGGGCGCATCCTCTTCGAACGGAATGGAGAAAGTGTCATTCCTCCAGCATCAATGACCAAGGTTATGACCCTTTTTTTGACCTATGAAGCCATTGAAAAGGGACAGTTGAAGAAAGAGGATCTCATCACTATCGATGAGGCCGGCTCCTCATTCTCCAGGCCTCCCTTTTCATCACTTATGCTCCTGGAAGAAGGGCAGACTGTCACGGTCCTGGATCTAATGAGAGGATTGGCAGTGTCCTCGGGTAACGATGCCGCCTACGCCCTGGCTCATATCCTGGGCCCGGGAAAAGAAGCCTTTATTGACAAGATGAACGGGAAAGCCAGAGAACTGGGTTTAAAAAAGACCAGGTTTGTGGATCCTGACGGCTGGAGTGAGTATAATAGCGTCAGTCCCCGTGATTTTGCGATCCTCAGCAGATCCTATATCCAAAAATATCCCGAAGCCCTTACAGAATTGCACTCCCTCCTTTTTATGGTGTATCCCCTCCCGGGAAATATGCCTGAAGGAATAGAATTTCAAATTCAAGTGCCCCGGAAAAAACGGAATACCAATCTATTGCTTGAAAGATTTGAGGGAGTTGATGGTTTGAAAACCGGGTATATTGATGAATCTGGCTTCAATTTTACCGCCACCGCCCTTCGGGAAGGGCAGCGTCTCATCTCGGTCATTATGGGAATTAGAACTGAAAGCTACTATCAGGGCATCAGGCGCAGGGCCGAGGAGACAGAAGTTCTTCTGAATTTCGGTTTTAAAGAATTTATCCCCCAGACCCTCAAGGCTCCGGAAATCCCAGATGTGAGAGTCTGGTTCAGCAGGGATCAATATATAGAGCCCCTTGTGAGAGAGAGCGCAGCTGTAATGTTAGGCTTTGATGAAAAAATCAGTGTCTATTCACAAATCCATCTCAATGAGAATCTCAGGGCTCCCCTTGCTGGTGATACCATAATTGGAAGTGTGGATTATTATCTGGGGGAAACTTTTCTGGGTTCAGCCGATATCCTGACCTCCTCAGATGTTCCTGAGGGGTCATTCATTCAAAAACTTCGGGATTATATTCTCCGGTGGTGGGAAGACAGAACCGAATAG